The genomic segment AAATAagtttaacatataaaattagtatattttattatatatatttagtataaCATAAATAGTATTACAAAAACATCATCAGTTGgaaaagacaaattattttatgttgagTCTATTAATGAGCCACAAACAAGCTTGTTTATCAGCTCAAACATTCCGAGTACCCTAAAGCTTAAGCTTGGCTTGTTTACTAATCAATTCAAGCTCAAGCTTGTTTATTTAACTACATAAATGAGTTGAATGGGTCCGAATCAAGAAGAGTTTTGAGCTGTATGCAAATGACCCTGTTCATTTGCAACCCTAGCAATATTAACTAACATTTCTTGCTTTAAAGATGAGATATAGTGTTATTAGGCTTATTGTTGCATTTTATATGGAGAAGACCTGCTCATTCTGTTCTAGCTAGCAAAACATGCCTCTATCAATTATTTGAAGATGGAATTGGTGCATGACCCAGCCAAATTTTATTTGGTGAAGTCATGATGACTGGTTTTTGTTGAATTATGACTTGAAATACTGCTAATTCTAGTTTGAATAAGTCAAGTGTTAGTTAGATTCTGATTTGAATAAGTCAAATATCAATTAGACTATGACTTGTTATTTTGtaggaaaatattttctgaTTTGTTAGCAGATTATTCTGcagatttgttgattttttgcTGTATAAATAAGTGATATCAAtgctcaataaaataattagtttcATCCCTTTTCCTAATCTATTCTTGTACGTtccttccctcttcttctttcttcataaaataccaataaatggtatcagagcatattTTCTTGAGGGACTTGTGAGTTGAGAGAAACCAAACATAACCTCCTACAACACAACCTTCAGAAATGGAAGCAGAGATGGATGCCGATGTCAACATGTCTAGggctgaggaagaagaagaccctAATGCTAAGGActtggagaagatgaagaagagactCAAGGAGATAGAAGAGGAAGTTGGTGTCCTTCACGAAATGCAGGCCAAAGTTGAAATGGAAATGGGCGTTGTTTAAGATTCTTCTGGTGGGTCTGCTACACAGGCTGAGAAGGAAGAGGTGGACTCCTGGTCAATATATGTTGGCAATGTTGACTACGCATGCACGCCGAAggaggagttattttaactctactcAAAATCATATCCATGCCTATGCCCCATAACCATACCTATGCCTCATAACTATAAACTATAAAATGTCTATATCCAAGacatgccaaaattaaaaatttacatttgcAGCCTCAAAGTCAATGAAGAGTGTTGAATTATGACTTAAGATACTTCTAATTTTAGTTTGAATAAGTCAAGTGTCAGTTAGATCTGGTTTGAATAAGTCAAATATCAGTTAGACTATGActtgttatttatattattttgtaggaaaatattttctgaTTTGTTAGCAGATTATTTTGCAGATTTGTTGATCTTTTGCTGTATAAATAAGTGATATCAAtgttcaataaaataattatcttcatCCCTTCTCCCAATCTATTCTTGTACgttccttccctttcttctttcttcataaaatatcAACAGTTTTTTATGATGCTTTTTCTTGGATTTAGCTGAACTTCGACAAATGTCATAACCAAATTgagttataattattaaagcTTACTAGGCCTTGGTCAGAAGCTCCATTCATtaacttgattaattttttccCTAATAATATTGCTTAATGCTATAAATACTGAGATGCTTATCAATGTAATTATGTGATCAGTGAACAAATGATTGATATGTTAGTTCTTCTACCTTGTGGCATCTGTATGTCGTCATGTGAATGCGAATAGGTAAACCAATTTCACAGTGTGTTGTAATTGCTGATGTTTGCTATCACTTTGTTTTGCTCCCCGTTTACAGAGCAAGTGAGCTGAGATGCCTTCGACTCGTGTGTTGCTCTGACATTTCAGATGAAGGTTTGTCTGAAGCTGCTAAAAAGATGCCGTTGTTGGAGGAACTTCGCATTTACTATTGTTCACTTTCAAAAGAAGCCCTTGAAAGTGTTGGGCGCTGTTGCCCTCGGCTTAAATTACTTAAATTTAACAATCAAGTATACAGGGGCCCGCACATGAACTGTGATGAAGAGGCACAGGCTATTGCAGAAAGCATGCCTGGGTTACGTGAGCTTCAGCTCTTTGGAAATAAGATGACAAATGATGGTTTGCAGGCCATTCTGGACGGTTGTCCTCATCTTGAATCTCTTGACATTCGACAATGCTTCAACATTAATCTAGGAGGGACACTGGGGAAAAAATGTTATGAACATATCAGAAAATTGCGGGAACCATATGATTCTACTGATGATTATGCTTTTGATGCAACTGTTTTGGATATGCGTGATGATGATTCATATGATGATGATTACCCATCTGGGCTTTCGAACATCGACTTCCTGTCTGACGATGATGAATATTATGCGTTCTCTGGTGGCAGTGACTTCTCTGACTATGGAGAGTTGTTTTTTGATGACTAGTGCTCTGTTTGCCCATAAGTTTTTACAGGTGAGAAAGTCCAGGTATGCGTAGCTAAGTGTGGATGCATTCACGCGCTTGCCTCCATACTTTTTACGAGTTCAGTTTCCATAGCCCCTTTTGTATTTATGCAAAGTGTTATCAGGTCCACATGTGGCACAACTTTGATCATCATGAATCTGTATTTCGCTGCAAGTGTAGTGGGTTTATCCCCTCCCAGAGTTTCATTGCACAAATGGAATTATAATAAcattgtttacattttgtaggTGGGGATGCATTAATTACTCTTTGCGAGGGCAAGTTGCAGCAATGGCTGCTTTTTGGGGTG from the Diospyros lotus cultivar Yz01 unplaced genomic scaffold, ASM1463336v1 superscaf1, whole genome shotgun sequence genome contains:
- the LOC127793010 gene encoding F-box protein SKIP19-like produces the protein MASSSSSSPPMGEAEADVRHWAELPLDVTAAILQRVGSIDLLQNAQKVCTTWRSISKDPAMWRKIDMHNDTFEMEYDLEKMTRHAVDRSCGQLVDINIEHFGTDELLMYIADRASELRCLRLVCCSDISDEGLSEAAKKMPLLEELRIYYCSLSKEALESVGRCCPRLKLLKFNNQVYRGPHMNCDEEAQAIAESMPGLRELQLFGNKMTNDGLQAILDGCPHLESLDIRQCFNINLGGTLGKKCYEHIRKLREPYDSTDDYAFDATVLDMRDDDSYDDDYPSGLSNIDFLSDDDEYYAFSGGSDFSDYGELFFDD